In Biomphalaria glabrata chromosome 8, xgBioGlab47.1, whole genome shotgun sequence, the genomic window cgatcgcagaccaagatcaggacgccagtcgtctcaactgtacttgacagtactccgcactgaaccgtcgtaatgctccgtacagaaccacaccgttgaacttgtgctgtagtcgaccgtgttctgagccctgtcgtgaaccttctctcgtgaacctgcttgactgcgacacctccgctctttatatagggtccctgctggccttctagaaccggacggaacatcgctcgacatttctagcttcgtcacatgactacatccctcgtgaggctcctgagctctgttcacgacggcgatccttcccgaaccgtcatgtcactcgtctcggctgaccgtcgtagctcgtcacggttgaccgctcgtctagcgctggcttgagcaatttgcgtcggctgactacacacataccactacccccatctgtgccaccaccaggtttataacactattctctgtaaaaaaaaatgtcgaagctacgactttgagccataggtggcaacttgcaccccccccccttgcaaaaaatcctgcgggcgcccacGTAGGCCCTACTTCAAATTCAAATGTAACAACAATGACCAACAAAAAGAGAGgtcgatatagatctagaaatatctAAACAATATAGGAcctatttaatatatatttatatatatatatacaattatgaAGTAGGCCGATCTAATCCAGCATTTCACAAACTGGGTGGAGCcatcaataattttaatgttttttttaaacattagtaATGTCGGGTTTTTTTCTTGACTAAGACTCTTGCAGTGCAAATAGGGCctacaacatattttttttttgtcctggaAAATAAACGCCTTCGCCTATTCTATTGGTTCAGTCTATTTGTTAAGACTACATATGGCGTTTTTCCCCCTTTAATTAGATGTTctaaaataattcaaataaaaattattcatAATGTTAgtaaaagacagagaaaaatggCTAAAGACGGCCaaaagatcttgtgtggtgcccaaacgGTTCTAAGGGGTAGGTGTAGGTAAAGGAAGGAAATAAATTATGAATTAATGCATTCGCTGAATAACTTCCATTATCCGCCCTTCGTTGTCTCGATGTGATCATTTGatgaaactttttgttttttctttgcaGAGCATTAGCTTCTTCCCTTGACTTGTGTCCTGGTGCTGGTGCATCCAGGGGAGAGAGACGTGGCAACCCTCTCAACCGCATCCACCCTCGTCCGTattaaccacaaaaaaaaaaaaaaaaaacgcaaagtCGCAACTCCAAATCTCTCTCAAAAGTTGGGAATCTGCCCTTGTTTCTAAAGACACACAAGTTTTAGACTCTagtgtagatatcctcattttGAACAATTGTGTCTTGGTGTCATGTCTTATAgcttatatttctttatcaTCTACGATAgatatgataataatataaaagttaTGGAATCCCCTTgttgatgaaattatttaaaaaatcaaacaaaacattagggtttgttcaaagaaatgttttttttttaatcaaacagGAACAGGGTTATGCCTCATAATTCCTATAGAGCTCCATAGTCTCAGAGCCATAGAAAATTGTGgtgagaaacactgatttaaAGATGTTGATTTTCGAAGGTAGGTTAAGAGACCTATTCCGCCATACTCTCATTTAGATGGCGATCAAAGGCGCTGCTGGTCTTAGCCAGACGGTTATCTATTTTTTAGACAGTGAAGCATCGTTGCATACTTCCCAGGTAAGTAAAGTGATCGACAACAGTTAGGGGTGTCAACTCACATTGATTCATGAAGGTGAAATATGTATGGGGACTTATGAAACATCAGCAAAGTCATTGACGGCATGTTGTAGCTCCTGCTTGGTGTGCGCAAGAAGGGCTCAGCCATCCTCATAAAGAAGCCCAGTAACACTtattgtttaataataataataataacctgcAATCGCCATTGACCACTGATCTAAAATAACGTTATaccctgttgttatatcaacatAAGGGATAGTAACAACTGACCTCAGTCACCTCATAGTTACAATTCAGATACCCTAAACATCCgtaagaagattctcgttacCTGTCCGACAGCAGTACTGCCGGTCAACTGCCAAAAAAACACCAGACATTTTCTCAACGGACACTGTCAAAGGGACTTCAATAAATTGTGTTTCTATCTAACGAAGCTCGACcatggcagtgccagagaatgcaCAGAgcgctctggtccaatctctgtAGGCCTACACGTGGAAGGTTGAAATTTCTGGAGATGGTTCAATCCATTATACGCTCAACAAACATATCTCGCAAATCTCGAGTTAATCATCCCTAAACTACGTCGGGATTCGAATTCGTACCCACTCAGTTAGCTAAGCGGTTTTCGCCACTATAGGCCAAACAATGTTATTCCATCCCTTTTTATCTCTCTTCTTTTTTATCTACATTATAGAAGTAAACTTGTTATTGACTTATTGTTGAACATCTGAGTAGCCACTCGGATTACCCTAAAACAGGTAGAggtacacaaataaaaacaagataattacaGGGATAATTCAAATAAACAATCCTACGCCACAGTCACAAAAGTTGACCTCCTCCACTGTACATAAAAGTATTTCATAGTTAAAGAGGAGTCCTGGATCGCAGAAACATAACTTATCTACTCATCTAGTGTAAGAATGCAGAAAATCGACCAGCACATGATTGTCTCATTTATAGGTTCATAATCAATGACATGTACCTAAAATCGGCCTTTTCATCTCATCTTCCGAAAGAAAAAGTGCAACATGATAGACCACTCAAGCAATAACACACACCCAGAGACATAAGTTGCAGGATTGTGATGACATTAAAAGCTGGCAATAGAATGTTACAAATAAATGCAGTAGGCCTAATGTCTGATAAGGTGTTTCCTACTTTCATTTCACTTTTTTCACTCACTCATCCtcctcatctgtcccttgactttcaacGTTGGTTTACTTTGGCAGTTCGCGTAACGAATCCCTTAACTTTTCCTGGTCAACAGCTGTTCTTAGAAGgatatcaagagaaaggccgggtccattgtttttttttggtgttttttttttttttgtcttcttgctccctccactgtaacTTGAAGGATGGCTTTCGACAATGAGTCaaatcttacaatatgaccgaaCCAGCTCAGTTTTCGTCTCTTTACGGTATTGATgagttcctccttttttttccagccagagtgttgatttgtaacagtacaaactcatttgtcttctatTCCTGGTAGGCTATCTGATACCAAACATTTCTTCAGTAGCATTTACTCTTAAAGGTtggaattcttctttcagcctcagcgttTAGTGTCCAACGTTCACCACTATTGTATAGAGACCACTATATCGAACTTtacagttctagatctagtagtacttGGAGGCTGATGTTAATCTTTCAGATTTTCTATGGTTTGCTCATGACAGCGGATACAaacttaaatgtttttgtttttaaatattttatatagggACTACACATATATTGAATCATTTTCTAAGTTTGTTAAATTCTCAAACTAGACTTCGAGAAAGATAGTAAATATTTGAACATACGTGTAGCCTAGCCTGTAAGCCTACTCTAGTGACAAAAGCTGACACTGATCAGACAAATATTACGACtacttgtttgttttattaaggCCTGTGTCTGAGCTAATAATCTAGAAAAATGAAGATTTAGGCTTATTCAATTTCGCAAAAAGGTAATATcgcaatataataaaataaaatgtattttaaacatgtgtacatatttttatataacatCGGGTACATATCTAGTCTTGATGTCTGAATATATATCGGTTTGTTAGGCCTTATTATTAGTCAGGATTATTTAGCAAACAACACCGCTAAGCTAACACAACAAAGTCATGTGGGTTAGTAGGTAATGTCTCATTCGTCAGAAAATTAGTATTCAGCTCTATAAGTTAGGATCCGAATAACCCTATTGGCTCAACGTGACCCGCGAATCTAAAACGAGCCAATCAACAGCCCCCAACAGCTTCCACTGCTAGACCGAAAACATACTGGCGTGGGGTCGATTGCAAAGGCTTGTATACGGAGTTTTAACAGAGCACTTCATATAAGGTATGTAGTGTGATACTTAGTTAATAAAATCTATTGAAAATTGTATGATTGTTAatgtaaaagtttgaaaaatcaCAGATGGACATTTGCACGCTCGTCACTGCGTATGTTCATAAATTTTTATTTCGTATTCAAAGTGAAAGTTTAAGTTGAAAGATGGTAATCTTTGGCTTTTTACCAAGCGGGAGTACGCCATGTTTTCTATGAGATTATTCCTCCAATGCGATGTCCGCTTAACATTATTTTTCACACAATTCGCTTTACTCCAATACTTTAAAGCTTTATTCAAATGCTTATCGAATATCCAATTATCATATTTCATTAGCATTTTGCTGATTTTGAAACTATTATTGTCGTAAACAGTTTTGAAACGCTATTACCCGTTCCCATTAGCAATACACAAGAGCTAGGCTATGTTGAACTATTGGCCAGGCTTCCATTGCATTGCGTCTGCTGCTGTAAAGAAGCCTGCTGTAAGCCCAGTGCTGTAACATTTACCGTAGACCCAGTGCAAAGCTATGGTTCTTATATGGGTGtcaagaaacttttttttttttacacatcttAATGTCATAcaaacataattattttaatcgGAACTACACACCGATAATGTATTTatcttttaaagtaaaaatcGCTGAAATTTGACATTGATACACTGGTTTTGAGGTCGTTGTTCGCCGGGTTTTCGTTGCCGCCATAGCGGCAAGCTCTTAGATCTATACTATACAGCTAGGCCTACGCTAAAAAAATGCAGTCTATCGTAGAGTCCTTCTATAAAAGTATGCATTATGATGTAGCTCTATAGAGTCTAGGTCTAGCAGTGTCGAGAATATTTGTAgacttattagatctagatctagaatctagatctatagtctttCAAGATTAATTAAGTTTAGATCTactaaagtaatatcttaataataatattctagGTTATTTATCTAACTTGTGTattcatttagatctaaataaatgcAAATCATTCTTTGTTCATATTTTCTATCCTTGACctagatttcttttttaatatctagatctagggtaATACTAATACAGTCAAACTTATTATCCAGATCTATATTGACCATATTATAGattctaattatttattattatacagATCTAGAATAGTCTGACTCTGAATAGATCCTAGAGTGCTAGAGTTttatcctagatctagaatgtctaggtctagatctatatagatctgtcaaatgtttctttctaGATGTGTAATTTGATCTGGAATTAGaataatctaggtctagagtctagattatagatcaaGACCTCTATCTATAAgtttatataagaagataaattgtattgttatagatctattatcttattataaaaaataataaaatatttacttcttaaaaagatgatgattatgtcctatacTTATAGGTCTCCTTATTATAAGTATGCTCAGCAGTATAGACCTAGAAAaatgacttagacttagattctaTTAGTATTATAGATTTAAGATGTACTGATTCTTCTTATTATATTATGATCAAACAACATGTATAGATCAAGATGTACATATTttaactatatagatctagattttgatAAGAATCTAGTCACTAAATCTATACTAcaatagatttttttgttatttgagaataacataataataaaattcagtactagatctagatagttagtaacacatttattttttcttagctttattatagatctataaattacagatgttctttcaaaagaGAGGATATCTGATCAATGAATTAGTCAATATTTTCTAggtctactttaaaaaaaaatatttttatacgagaTTCCAATActtttatctattttattttctaaaaaaaagtttaataagtttttaaaaaaggataaaCACAATTTATTAATGTCAAAGCCAAGCCTGTCCCAAGCAAGTTGCTCCCAATATTAAAattgacaataataataagcattgtaacaaattacatttttgaaaataagaatatcactaattttttttttatttctattcattTTCATAGAAAACATTGTTGACTGAGATCTGATACTTGAATCACTTTCGTAATGGGCAAAAAAGATAGTGAAGGAAAACCAAGAGGGCGTATGTCTTCCTATGCATTTTTTGTACAGACCTGCAGAGAAGAGCACAAGAAAAAGCACCCCAATGATACAGTTGTCTTCACAGAATTCACAAAGAAATGTGCTGAGAAGTGGAAGGTTTGTGAAACCTCTTCAGATTTGTATGAAACGTTTTTTAGGAAATTTAGCTTCCTGCTACTTGGGCTAATATAACttcttagatctatttttttttttttatgcagctTATATCCCAGATTGTTGATAATGAGGATATTTtgtgactaaaaaaaaacaactaatacatatctttatttgtatgtatatatatatacataaaatagGAAAATCCCTCATTTGGTTATTCTTGTATAATTTATACATATTATAGGAGATGACACCaaaggaaaagaaaagattTGAAGACATGGCAGAGAGAGACAAAGCACGTTATGAAAGGGAAATGTCATCTTATGTACCAGCTGGAGGCCAGACCAAAAAGAGGAAGAGAACTAAAGATCCCAATGCTCCTAAAAGGGCTCTGTAAGTTTTTGTTGTGAATTAAGCATCTTGATACTTGGTTGGTAACTGTTGGTGATGTATAAAAGGAAGAtgatcagtttaaaaaaaaaattcgacatatctataatatttctttttctaatttgtgatttaaaaaaaaaatgctttatttatatttacacaaagtgcaatttttttttacatcaacatatgaataaaaaaaaaaaactttaaaaagatatGCATTCAAAAATTTAAGATAATAAATCCAATATTTGTTTGTGGTGAATCACATACTATGTTCATTTAGCAATTTATCATTTTCCACATTTTGATTTGCAGGTcagcatttttctttttctgtgcTGAGGAACGTCCTAGTGTAAGGGCTGCTAACCCAGGTATAGGAGTTGCAGATGTTGCAAAAGAGTTGGGGAAGAAATGGGAAACATGTCCAAATAAACATAAATTTGAACAGTTGGCCATTGAAGACAAAGCAAGATATGAGCGGGTaagttaatagaaaaaaaagcattttcatTGAGTTATAAGATTAGGAAAGAATAGAGTATTTCACATCACTATTAAGACCTATTTGTTAGCTGTTGTCTAAAAAAGTTCATCTGCCATCTATGCCTAGCAaaggcttttatttttttttttataaacattatatatatctttgaccacgaaggaggagctatatgaGGCATTTATTGTAATGTTTAAGTAAAAACCTATAAAATTGAATTATTTCATATATATTAAATCAGATAGTAACAAATAccataccaaaaaaaatgtacaagcaTGGCTTGTGGAGAATTATTTACTGTTTGATAATTCTgcatacttttaattttaatatcagttttgggaagaaaaaaaaatcattgaaacTAA contains:
- the LOC106074940 gene encoding high mobility group protein B1-like, with amino-acid sequence MGKKDSEGKPRGRMSSYAFFVQTCREEHKKKHPNDTVVFTEFTKKCAEKWKEMTPKEKKRFEDMAERDKARYEREMSSYVPAGGQTKKRKRTKDPNAPKRALSAFFFFCAEERPSVRAANPGIGVADVAKELGKKWETCPNKHKFEQLAIEDKARYERDMQLYRSGGGAGAGARASPKKAKVEDDDEDDDDDDDDE